In Cupriavidus basilensis, one genomic interval encodes:
- a CDS encoding DUF1254 domain-containing protein — MASVAHSQPAASPSSGAPVPVSVDNFVRAESDMYFAGLAKQGGVGKLLHRREPASIDHQTVIRLNRDTLYTSGIFDLEAGPVTITMPDPGKRFMALQVINEDHYVPDVFYGAGAHTLTRENVGTRYVAVAVRTLVNPNSPDDIKQVHALQDAIKVSQKGPGKLEIPNWDPVSQKKIRDALLVLSSTLPDFKKAFGTQAEVDPVRHLIGSASAWGGNPDKDATYLNITPAKNDGKTVYRLNVKDVPVDAFWSVSVYNAEGYFQKNPGNAYTLNNLTAEKAGDGSITMQFGGCEAQAANCLPIVPGWNYTVRLYRPRAEILSGAWTFPQPQPVN, encoded by the coding sequence ATGGCCAGCGTCGCCCACTCGCAGCCAGCCGCCTCGCCCTCCAGTGGTGCCCCCGTTCCGGTGTCCGTCGACAACTTCGTCCGCGCGGAGAGCGACATGTACTTCGCCGGGCTGGCCAAGCAAGGCGGCGTGGGCAAGCTGCTGCATCGGCGCGAGCCCGCATCGATCGATCACCAGACCGTGATCCGCCTGAATCGCGACACGCTCTATACCTCCGGCATCTTCGACCTCGAAGCCGGCCCGGTGACGATCACCATGCCCGACCCGGGCAAGCGCTTCATGGCGCTGCAGGTTATCAATGAAGACCACTACGTGCCAGATGTGTTCTACGGCGCGGGCGCCCATACGCTCACCCGGGAGAACGTCGGCACCCGTTACGTGGCCGTCGCGGTGCGCACCCTGGTCAACCCGAACAGCCCGGACGACATCAAGCAGGTCCACGCCTTGCAGGACGCCATCAAGGTCAGCCAGAAGGGGCCCGGAAAGCTCGAAATCCCCAACTGGGATCCGGTCAGCCAGAAGAAGATCCGCGATGCCCTGCTGGTGCTGTCCTCGACACTGCCCGACTTCAAGAAGGCATTCGGCACCCAGGCGGAGGTCGATCCCGTGCGCCACCTGATCGGCTCCGCATCGGCCTGGGGCGGCAACCCGGACAAGGATGCCACCTACCTCAACATCACGCCGGCGAAGAACGACGGCAAGACCGTCTATCGGCTCAACGTCAAGGATGTGCCGGTGGATGCCTTCTGGTCCGTGAGCGTCTACAACGCCGAGGGCTATTTCCAGAAGAACCCGGGCAACGCGTACACACTCAACAACCTCACGGCAGAGAAGGCCGGCGACGGATCGATCACGATGCAGTTCGGTGGCTGTGAAGCGCAGGCAGCCAACTGCCTGCCGATCGTCCCGGGCTGGAACTACACTGTGCGGCTGTACCGCCCGCGCGCGGAGATACTGAGCGGCGCCTGGACATTCCCGCAGCCTCAGCCGGTCAATTGA
- a CDS encoding TAXI family TRAP transporter solute-binding subunit has protein sequence MTPGQRRLIIVSAMLLLAALGWALTIVLRPAIQRTIVITTGADKGIYRGFAERYAPILKRDGIKLDIRGSSGSIENYERLKNPDSEYEAGFIQSGTATPQETDGLQTIAAVSYEPIWVFYRGEATVDRLAQLRGKRVAIGVPGSGLLNVARVLLTYSGITASNTELLEMNAMKAYQGLEEGQLDAAFFIGRPDAEMQQTLLNSNLKLMSSAQADALVQKFPSLSKIVFPRASTSIVNDLPQADVTLLAATALLVSKDTLHPALVYLLLEAARSVHGGDDYFTPLGTFPNLNTSEFPVSDESTRYFKSGRPFLQRYLPFWLASFIERRLLILLPFMALLLGLLQALPRMARARIKNRLVVWYREIKALEDEIWMNTQPTPDQIAQWRDEIENIDAHASRIRIPERYFEDVYALKQAIGVVRDRIAQAAAKVKA, from the coding sequence ATGACACCGGGGCAGCGGCGGCTTATCATCGTCAGCGCGATGCTGCTGCTGGCCGCGCTGGGCTGGGCGCTGACGATCGTGCTCAGGCCCGCCATCCAGCGCACGATCGTCATCACCACCGGAGCGGACAAGGGCATCTATCGCGGCTTTGCCGAGCGCTATGCCCCCATCCTGAAGCGCGACGGCATCAAACTGGATATCCGCGGCTCGTCCGGGTCGATCGAGAACTATGAGCGATTGAAGAATCCGGACAGCGAATACGAAGCAGGCTTCATCCAATCGGGCACCGCCACGCCGCAGGAAACAGACGGCCTGCAAACCATCGCCGCGGTCTCCTATGAGCCGATCTGGGTGTTTTACCGGGGCGAGGCCACCGTGGACCGGCTGGCACAGCTGCGCGGCAAGCGGGTCGCCATCGGCGTTCCCGGCAGTGGCCTGCTCAACGTCGCCCGGGTATTGCTCACATACAGCGGCATCACGGCCAGCAATACCGAGCTGCTGGAAATGAATGCCATGAAGGCCTATCAAGGTCTCGAAGAGGGCCAGCTGGATGCGGCCTTCTTTATCGGCAGGCCTGATGCCGAGATGCAGCAAACGTTGCTGAACAGCAATCTGAAACTGATGAGTTCTGCCCAGGCCGATGCCCTCGTGCAGAAATTCCCGTCGCTGTCCAAGATTGTCTTTCCGCGCGCCTCCACCAGTATCGTCAACGATCTTCCGCAGGCCGATGTCACGCTGCTTGCTGCCACGGCCCTGCTCGTCTCCAAGGACACCCTGCACCCCGCCCTGGTCTACCTGCTGCTGGAAGCCGCCAGATCCGTCCACGGCGGCGATGATTACTTCACGCCGCTCGGCACGTTTCCCAACCTGAATACCAGTGAGTTTCCCGTTTCCGACGAAAGCACGCGCTACTTCAAATCGGGGCGTCCCTTCCTGCAGCGCTACCTTCCGTTCTGGCTTGCCAGCTTTATCGAGCGGCGCTTGCTGATCCTGCTCCCCTTCATGGCCTTGCTGCTCGGCTTGCTGCAGGCATTGCCGCGCATGGCGCGAGCGCGGATAAAAAACCGGCTGGTGGTCTGGTACCGGGAGATCAAGGCGCTCGAGGATGAAATATGGATGAACACGCAGCCAACCCCCGACCAGATTGCGCAATGGCGCGATGAGATCGAGAACATCGATGCGCATGCCAGCCGGATACGGATTCCGGAGCGCTATTTTGAGGATGTCTACGCGCTCAAGCAGGCGATCGGCGTCGTGCGGGACCGGATTGCCCAGGCGGCGGCGAAAGTGAAAGCGTAG
- a CDS encoding YciI family protein — protein MRVMVMVKATKESEAGEMPSTELLTAMGNFNEELVKAGVMLAGEGLHPSAKGKRVRFSGSQRSVIDGPFAETKEVVAGFWLWQVKSMDEAVEWVKRCPNPMQSDSEIEIRPLFELDDFGAELTPELRAQEERLWAQAQDAAKKTS, from the coding sequence ATGCGTGTCATGGTGATGGTGAAGGCAACGAAAGAATCAGAAGCTGGCGAGATGCCCAGCACGGAGCTGCTTACCGCAATGGGCAACTTCAATGAAGAACTCGTCAAGGCCGGTGTGATGCTCGCGGGCGAGGGCCTGCACCCGAGCGCCAAAGGCAAGCGGGTGCGATTTTCTGGCAGCCAGCGGTCCGTGATCGACGGACCGTTCGCAGAGACCAAGGAGGTGGTCGCCGGGTTCTGGCTGTGGCAAGTCAAGTCCATGGACGAGGCCGTCGAATGGGTCAAGCGCTGCCCCAACCCCATGCAGAGCGATTCCGAGATCGAGATTCGTCCGCTGTTCGAACTCGACGATTTTGGTGCCGAGCTCACGCCCGAGCTGCGGGCCCAGGAGGAGCGCTTGTGGGCGCAGGCGCAAGATGCTGCGAAGAAGACAAGCTAA
- a CDS encoding DUF2076 domain-containing protein, giving the protein MTPQEMQALEGFLTQLTQARAGAKDPQADALIADAVARQPDAAYLLVQRAMMLDHALATAKAQIATLQSQLQMAQANGANRFLDPENAWGNSANRVAPSPVMPPPMAAPVAVPQAVQAPQPAPVQPSRPGFLSGGLGGALGGIATTAAGVAGGALLFQGIENMFHRNGNGNGASGFLGQPGAGAQPTETVVNNYYGNDDRSPLGSPDAALDSGLLDDASGNDDFLSDDTWNA; this is encoded by the coding sequence ATGACCCCCCAAGAGATGCAAGCGCTGGAAGGCTTCCTGACCCAACTCACGCAGGCCAGGGCTGGCGCCAAGGACCCCCAGGCGGACGCCCTCATCGCCGACGCGGTTGCCAGGCAGCCGGATGCTGCCTACCTGCTGGTCCAGCGCGCCATGATGCTTGACCATGCCCTGGCGACGGCAAAGGCGCAGATCGCCACATTGCAGAGCCAGTTGCAGATGGCGCAGGCCAACGGCGCCAATCGCTTCCTCGACCCGGAGAACGCCTGGGGCAATAGTGCCAACCGCGTGGCACCCAGCCCCGTCATGCCGCCGCCGATGGCCGCGCCCGTGGCAGTGCCGCAGGCCGTCCAGGCACCCCAGCCTGCGCCCGTGCAGCCATCCCGGCCCGGCTTCCTGAGTGGTGGCCTGGGTGGCGCGCTGGGTGGCATTGCCACGACGGCAGCCGGCGTGGCCGGCGGCGCGCTCCTGTTCCAAGGCATCGAGAACATGTTCCATCGCAACGGCAATGGCAACGGCGCAAGCGGCTTTCTGGGACAGCCAGGCGCGGGGGCGCAGCCAACGGAGACGGTCGTCAACAACTACTACGGCAATGACGACCGCTCGCCACTGGGCTCGCCGGATGCGGCACTGGACAGCGGCCTTCTGGATGACGCATCGGGCAACGACGACTTCCTGAGCGACGACACCTGGAACGCCTAG
- the pip gene encoding prolyl aminopeptidase, which yields MPQPRSLYPAIEPYETGMLDVGDGHVVYYERVGTPGAKPAVFLHGGPGGGISADHRRLFDPARYDVMLFDQRGCGRSTPHAGLEANTTWHLVDDIERLRKLANVERWLVFGGSWGSTLALAYAQKHPERTSELVLRGIYTATRAELDWYYQYGVSEVFPEKWARFQAPIPPAERGDMMAAYRKVLTGSDTAKQLEAARAWSVWEGETITLLPDPANTAKHDDGHFALAFARLENHYFTHLAWLEDGQLLRDAHRLAGIPGVIVHGRYDMPCPARYAYALHQAWPGSDLHLIEGAGHAWTEPGIMDQLIAATDRFAAAQ from the coding sequence ATGCCGCAACCTCGCTCGCTCTATCCCGCCATCGAACCCTATGAAACCGGCATGCTCGATGTCGGCGACGGCCACGTGGTCTACTACGAACGCGTCGGCACACCCGGCGCCAAGCCGGCCGTCTTCCTGCATGGCGGCCCCGGTGGCGGCATCTCGGCCGACCACCGCCGCCTGTTCGATCCGGCGCGCTACGACGTCATGCTGTTCGACCAGCGCGGCTGTGGCCGCTCCACGCCCCACGCGGGCCTGGAGGCCAATACCACGTGGCACCTGGTGGACGACATCGAGCGCCTGCGCAAGCTCGCCAACGTAGAGCGCTGGCTGGTCTTTGGCGGCTCCTGGGGCTCCACGCTGGCGCTGGCCTATGCGCAAAAACACCCCGAGCGGACCAGCGAACTGGTGCTGCGCGGGATCTATACCGCCACCCGGGCGGAACTGGATTGGTACTACCAGTACGGCGTATCCGAGGTGTTCCCCGAGAAATGGGCCCGCTTCCAGGCGCCCATCCCGCCAGCCGAACGCGGCGACATGATGGCCGCCTACCGCAAGGTGCTGACCGGCAGCGATACGGCAAAGCAACTGGAGGCCGCCCGCGCATGGAGCGTATGGGAAGGCGAAACCATCACCCTGCTGCCCGACCCGGCTAACACCGCCAAGCATGACGACGGCCATTTCGCGCTGGCGTTCGCGCGGCTGGAGAACCACTACTTCACGCATCTCGCCTGGCTGGAAGACGGCCAGTTGCTGCGCGACGCGCATCGCCTTGCCGGCATCCCCGGCGTGATCGTGCACGGGCGCTACGACATGCCCTGCCCGGCCCGCTACGCCTACGCGCTGCACCAGGCATGGCCAGGCTCGGATCTGCACCTGATTGAAGGCGCGGGGCATGCCTGGACCGAGCCCGGCATCATGGATCAGTTGATTGCTGCTACCGACCGGTTTGCGGCGGCGCAATGA
- a CDS encoding RidA family protein translates to MEFLNSGKVLPAGLPFSEAVRVGDMLYLSGQMGIVHGSTRLVPGGIREEAKQALMNIRITLEAHGLSLKHVAKCTIFLADISEWQVFNEVYKEFFQAPYPARSALGANGLALGARVEVECIAVFSG, encoded by the coding sequence ATGGAATTCCTGAACTCCGGCAAAGTCCTCCCCGCAGGGCTGCCATTCTCCGAGGCGGTGCGCGTTGGCGATATGCTCTACCTCTCCGGGCAGATGGGCATCGTCCACGGCAGCACGCGCCTGGTGCCCGGCGGCATCCGCGAAGAAGCCAAGCAGGCGCTGATGAACATCCGCATCACGCTGGAAGCACACGGCCTGTCGCTCAAGCACGTCGCCAAATGCACCATCTTTCTGGCCGACATCAGCGAGTGGCAGGTGTTCAACGAGGTCTACAAGGAGTTCTTCCAGGCGCCCTATCCGGCACGCAGTGCGCTTGGGGCGAATGGCTTGGCGCTCGGGGCCAGGGTGGAGGTGGAGTGTATTGCGGTGTTTAGTGGCTGA
- a CDS encoding alpha/beta fold hydrolase, translating into MSEITTKDGTHIFYKDWGTGQPIVFHHGWPLSADDWDAQMLFFLSKGFRVIAHDRRGHGRSTQTDTGNEMDTYAADVAALAAHLNLKNAVHIGHSTGGGEVARYVAQHGAGRVAKAVLIGAVPPIMVKSATNPGGLPMEVFDGFRRQLAANRAQFYKDVPFPFYGYNREGVKPSEGIMANWWRQGMMGGIKAHYDCIKAFSETDFTEDLKKIDVPVLILHGDDDQIVPIADSALLSAELVKQGTLKVYKGLPHGMCTTHPELINQDLLEFVRG; encoded by the coding sequence ATGAGTGAGATCACGACCAAGGACGGCACGCACATCTTCTACAAGGACTGGGGCACGGGCCAGCCCATCGTGTTCCATCACGGCTGGCCGCTCAGCGCGGACGACTGGGACGCGCAGATGCTCTTCTTCCTCTCCAAGGGCTTCCGGGTGATCGCACACGACCGCCGCGGCCACGGGCGCTCCACGCAGACCGACACCGGCAACGAGATGGACACCTACGCCGCGGATGTCGCCGCGCTGGCCGCCCATCTGAACCTGAAAAACGCCGTGCACATCGGCCACTCCACCGGCGGCGGCGAGGTGGCACGCTACGTCGCGCAGCACGGCGCCGGCCGCGTAGCCAAGGCGGTGCTGATCGGCGCGGTGCCGCCGATCATGGTCAAGAGCGCCACCAACCCGGGCGGCCTGCCGATGGAGGTGTTCGACGGCTTTCGCAGGCAGCTGGCTGCCAACCGGGCACAGTTCTACAAGGACGTGCCATTTCCGTTCTACGGCTACAACCGCGAGGGGGTCAAGCCATCTGAAGGCATCATGGCGAACTGGTGGCGCCAGGGCATGATGGGCGGGATCAAGGCGCACTACGATTGCATCAAGGCGTTCTCGGAAACGGACTTTACGGAAGACCTCAAGAAGATCGATGTGCCGGTGCTGATCCTGCATGGGGACGATGACCAGATCGTGCCGATTGCGGATTCGGCGTTGTTGTCGGCGGAGCTGGTGAAGCAGGGCACGCTGAAGGTTTATAAGGGGTTGCCGCATGGCATGTGTACTACCCATCCTGAATTGATCAATCAGGATTTGCTTGAGTTTGTTCGGGGGTAG
- a CDS encoding dienelactone hydrolase family protein gives MGKRITIDVADGSFAAYLATPSANARGTAIVVIQEIFGINADMRQTCDDFASQGFVAICPDLYWRQEPNVELTDKTEAEWKKALALYTAFDVDKGVADLDATIQAARKAPGVRGGVGTVGYCLGGLLAFLTAVRTNADAAVSYYGVGIDQHLAEASKLSAPLLMHIAEDDEFVPPQARATIIEALRERPKVEIHTYPGCMHAFARNAGVHYNADVAKAANARTLSFFQAMQ, from the coding sequence ATGGGCAAGCGCATCACCATCGACGTGGCCGACGGCAGCTTTGCCGCCTATCTGGCCACGCCATCCGCCAACGCGCGCGGCACCGCCATCGTCGTGATCCAGGAGATCTTTGGCATCAACGCGGACATGCGGCAGACGTGTGACGACTTTGCCAGCCAGGGCTTCGTTGCCATCTGCCCCGATCTGTACTGGCGGCAAGAACCCAATGTGGAGCTGACCGACAAGACCGAGGCCGAATGGAAAAAGGCGCTGGCGCTCTACACCGCGTTCGACGTGGACAAAGGCGTGGCAGACCTCGATGCCACCATTCAGGCCGCACGCAAGGCCCCGGGCGTGCGCGGCGGCGTAGGCACGGTCGGCTATTGCCTTGGCGGCCTGCTGGCGTTCCTGACCGCGGTGCGCACCAACGCGGATGCCGCGGTGTCTTACTACGGCGTTGGCATCGACCAGCATCTGGCCGAAGCCAGCAAGCTGTCAGCGCCGCTGTTGATGCACATCGCCGAAGACGACGAGTTCGTGCCACCGCAGGCGCGCGCAACCATCATCGAAGCCCTGCGCGAGCGCCCCAAGGTGGAAATCCACACATACCCCGGCTGCATGCACGCCTTCGCGCGCAACGCTGGCGTGCACTACAACGCCGACGTGGCCAAGGCCGCCAACGCGCGGACGCTGTCTTTCTTCCAGGCGATGCAGTAA
- a CDS encoding DUF6817 domain-containing protein, which produces MRAPGDTGCQHAKFAGAVVRHEGGGSIHAGGYLVAHHVRELPGAQMTASKKMNREITDAATLRDALSALGADDIDHHGRPLSVHLIGTYALLGAWGNPDFVALAGAFHSIYGTEEFAAKAQPLSRRGTIAGLIGTEAEKLAYAFCIADRRALYNVPIEGPFHMVTPAHGQRVAISRGTYAALLEIEVANIVEQAANQKGVPQAVVQFWLRAFESRRLFLSRGAVAAYRVALADYEARGA; this is translated from the coding sequence TTGCGTGCGCCGGGCGACACCGGCTGCCAGCACGCGAAGTTTGCCGGCGCGGTGGTACGCCACGAAGGTGGTGGTAGCATCCATGCCGGCGGATATCTGGTTGCCCATCATGTCCGTGAATTGCCTGGTGCCCAAATGACGGCAAGCAAGAAAATGAACCGTGAGATCACCGACGCAGCCACGCTGCGGGACGCGCTATCAGCGTTGGGGGCCGATGACATCGATCACCACGGCCGCCCCCTGTCTGTGCATCTGATCGGAACCTATGCGCTTCTTGGCGCCTGGGGCAATCCCGACTTCGTTGCACTAGCCGGAGCGTTCCATAGCATCTACGGCACGGAAGAGTTCGCAGCCAAGGCACAGCCGCTTTCGCGCCGCGGGACGATTGCCGGCCTGATAGGGACCGAGGCGGAGAAACTTGCCTACGCCTTCTGCATCGCCGACCGCAGAGCGCTATACAACGTGCCGATCGAGGGCCCCTTTCACATGGTGACGCCAGCGCATGGGCAGCGGGTTGCCATCAGCAGAGGCACCTATGCGGCGCTGTTGGAAATCGAGGTGGCCAATATTGTCGAGCAAGCTGCAAACCAGAAGGGCGTGCCTCAAGCCGTGGTTCAATTCTGGCTGCGCGCATTTGAGTCACGGCGGCTGTTTCTTTCGCGTGGCGCCGTCGCGGCCTATCGGGTGGCACTAGCTGATTACGAGGCTCGTGGGGCGTAG
- a CDS encoding GNAT family N-acetyltransferase produces MPETLKIRKATKADAPALCSAERTTAATPGLLVSQPYEFYESTFAQKIEVLSTKGVYLVAEVNGEPVGHALLEPLGLESIAHVFTLTIVVYPGHLGLGIGTALMTALLEWADRTPAVEKIELRVRASNNRARVLYARFGFVQEGRFEKRIRLPDGSYLDDISMARFPQPG; encoded by the coding sequence ATGCCAGAGACCCTGAAAATCCGGAAAGCAACCAAGGCAGATGCCCCGGCGCTTTGCTCGGCCGAGCGGACAACGGCCGCCACCCCCGGCCTGCTTGTATCGCAGCCCTATGAGTTCTACGAATCCACATTCGCGCAAAAGATCGAAGTCCTCTCGACAAAAGGCGTCTATCTCGTAGCCGAGGTCAACGGCGAGCCGGTGGGCCACGCACTGCTTGAGCCGTTGGGACTGGAGTCCATTGCGCACGTGTTCACGCTGACGATCGTCGTCTATCCCGGGCACCTTGGCCTAGGGATCGGAACCGCGCTGATGACAGCGTTGCTGGAATGGGCGGATCGCACGCCGGCCGTCGAGAAGATCGAACTGCGGGTGCGTGCATCCAACAACCGGGCTCGCGTTCTCTATGCGCGTTTTGGCTTTGTTCAGGAAGGACGTTTCGAGAAGCGGATACGCCTGCCCGACGGGTCATATCTGGACGATATCTCCATGGCCAGGTTTCCTCAGCCTGGATAA
- a CDS encoding DUF6622 family protein, which translates to MLTEILHHTPRWVWILLAGLVALGLSQTVPRRMTPARATAVPVAMAVVSLGGVISAFSAQPLALLGWGVGVAVALALAHAIGAWSGIRWLEADRRLLVPASWVPLALILCLFITRYGVSVAMAVNPGLLWHGGVAMPIGFIYGAVSGIFLSRSLVTWRLTRQAMPNSVPG; encoded by the coding sequence ATGCTCACCGAAATCCTCCACCACACGCCCCGATGGGTCTGGATCCTCCTCGCGGGCCTGGTCGCGCTCGGCCTCTCGCAAACCGTCCCCAGGCGGATGACGCCAGCACGCGCCACGGCGGTGCCCGTGGCCATGGCGGTGGTCTCGCTGGGCGGCGTCATCTCGGCCTTTTCAGCGCAGCCGCTCGCGCTGCTTGGATGGGGAGTTGGCGTTGCTGTCGCGCTGGCGCTGGCCCATGCCATCGGCGCCTGGAGCGGCATTCGCTGGCTGGAGGCCGATCGCCGCCTGCTGGTGCCCGCAAGCTGGGTGCCGCTGGCGTTGATCCTGTGCCTGTTCATCACCCGCTACGGCGTGAGCGTGGCCATGGCGGTAAATCCCGGTTTGCTGTGGCACGGCGGCGTGGCGATGCCGATCGGCTTTATCTATGGCGCCGTTAGCGGTATCTTCCTCTCACGTAGCCTGGTGACCTGGAGGCTGACCCGGCAGGCAATGCCCAACAGCGTGCCGGGCTGA
- a CDS encoding sensor histidine kinase, translating to MADIRPRRIMRYPARELAWLFRELRIGVPVAFGSAAFFSVVFREPFGMNLAYALCITMMIQALVKLGRYGLTRRLPDASPGAPTTPRRWPDWKWMFPWIVVSGVAGYFGGHAIANMLTGSHGSPLDLMRNPRALLLSMTVALVLALGISYFHYARGRMAAAEARAQAAMRSAAENQLRLLESQLEPHMLFNTLGNLRVMIGQDPQRAQEMLNQVISFLRATLQASRSGSHPLSCEFDRIADYLALMQVRMGARLQVELDLPATLANLPVPPLLLQPLVENAIKHGLEPIVAGGWIKVTARREGGTLVLAVRDTGVGLSDLPPGSDCFGTSQVHERLAQLYGKAASFQLLGADDGDGGTLAIVRLPLS from the coding sequence GTGGCTGACATCCGGCCACGGCGCATCATGCGCTATCCCGCCAGGGAACTGGCCTGGCTGTTTCGCGAACTGCGGATTGGCGTGCCCGTGGCGTTCGGCTCCGCCGCCTTCTTCTCCGTCGTATTCCGCGAACCGTTTGGCATGAACCTGGCCTATGCCCTGTGCATCACGATGATGATTCAGGCGCTGGTGAAGCTGGGCCGCTATGGCCTCACGCGCCGGCTGCCCGATGCCTCGCCGGGCGCTCCCACCACGCCGCGGCGCTGGCCGGACTGGAAATGGATGTTTCCGTGGATCGTCGTATCTGGCGTAGCGGGCTATTTTGGCGGGCATGCGATTGCCAACATGCTCACCGGCAGCCATGGCTCGCCGTTGGATCTGATGCGCAATCCGCGCGCCCTGCTGCTGAGCATGACGGTGGCGCTGGTGCTGGCGCTCGGCATCTCTTACTTCCACTATGCGCGCGGGCGCATGGCGGCTGCGGAGGCGCGGGCGCAGGCGGCCATGCGCAGCGCCGCGGAGAACCAGCTGCGCTTGCTGGAGTCGCAGCTGGAGCCGCACATGCTGTTCAATACGCTGGGCAACCTGCGCGTGATGATCGGGCAGGACCCGCAGCGCGCGCAGGAGATGCTGAACCAGGTGATCTCGTTCTTGCGCGCCACGCTGCAGGCGTCGCGCTCCGGCTCGCATCCGCTGTCATGCGAGTTCGATCGCATCGCCGACTACCTGGCGTTGATGCAGGTGCGCATGGGTGCGCGGCTGCAGGTCGAGCTCGACCTGCCCGCCACCCTGGCCAACCTGCCTGTGCCGCCGCTGCTGCTGCAACCACTGGTTGAGAACGCCATCAAGCACGGGCTGGAGCCCATCGTCGCGGGCGGCTGGATCAAGGTGACGGCCCGCCGCGAAGGCGGCACGCTGGTGCTCGCCGTGCGCGACACCGGCGTGGGCTTGAGCGACCTGCCGCCCGGCTCGGATTGCTTTGGCACATCGCAGGTGCACGAACGGCTCGCCCAGCTCTATGGCAAAGCCGCGAGCTTCCAGCTGCTGGGTGCCGACGATGGCGACGGCGGCACGCTGGCCATCGTGCGCCTTCCGCTATCCTGA